A stretch of the Archangium violaceum genome encodes the following:
- a CDS encoding NUDIX hydrolase produces MSDGRAWEGNVKARLYERVRERGYDSLTAFAEARPTASLVELADELGPDDIAAVQVFSGLVAEAERSRKVTRLVRGQLVRELAEALPNGWPAVLDDANRLKVAVALAHWGAYTPETHEQHVERAKAALRATPPPPGWRPLGPDDELLRSLLPDEEV; encoded by the coding sequence ATGAGCGACGGACGTGCTTGGGAGGGCAACGTGAAAGCGCGCCTATATGAGCGGGTCCGCGAGCGAGGTTACGACTCGCTCACCGCCTTCGCCGAGGCGCGCCCCACCGCTTCGCTGGTGGAACTGGCGGACGAGCTTGGCCCTGATGACATTGCGGCAGTGCAGGTGTTCAGCGGATTGGTTGCCGAGGCTGAGCGAAGCCGCAAGGTCACGCGTTTGGTGCGGGGGCAGCTCGTGCGCGAACTGGCTGAAGCACTCCCCAACGGCTGGCCGGCCGTGCTGGACGACGCAAACCGCCTCAAGGTTGCCGTGGCGCTCGCCCATTGGGGTGCCTACACCCCAGAAACACATGAACAGCACGTCGAGCGGGCCAAGGCAGCGCTTCGCGCCACACCACCGCCGCCCGGCTGGCGCCCGCTCGGCCCTGACGACGAGCTACTGCGCTCGCTCCTGCCCGACGAGGAAGTCTAG
- a CDS encoding AAA family ATPase — protein MRVESVHPPASETWATFERLSANERVLAYVRERGLYSDATETEARATPGQSPRLALALRSLSGKVCDVQFRAVEEVPHDKRFMRLGNVPDSVGPLVFGQLGTVEELVLIEGMSDFLAALGPFALPYGSVLGLPGATCAQKMVEALVECMPRSLRTVVLAFDNDLAGNKAAEDVIPLLTNAGLSVKRVCPPPPHKDLADWAVALLRTGEDAPTAWRDALATAPRSRSWLVPATDFVAEAPSEVRFLIKDVLPVGALALVQGSPGVGKTWLTLHYASLVTKQDKRVILVEQEGSPAALSKRLRLIGVVHPLLSIAHGQPIRLDDPAWVEQLARACQQQEAALLILDPLADLHSGDENDTQDMTRLTAALKHIRRAAPDCTILLLHHTVKGAWSAVTARREHSRGSSVLVGAADVQISLTQLDPGRTKPAAHFLLELVKARDFQAPPPMKFTLLVQEGRGEVVVQPVEADAEGTEREETEEELDTRALSKIPTDASGDTISLEELRQRLHVGKEKAQGTVQRLIAAGHVMRVPNRGLRRTGKTMSAQEGDQP, from the coding sequence TTGAGGGTTGAGTCCGTCCACCCGCCCGCGAGCGAGACCTGGGCGACGTTCGAGCGCCTGTCGGCCAACGAGCGCGTGCTCGCATACGTGCGTGAGCGCGGCCTCTACTCGGATGCCACGGAGACCGAGGCACGGGCCACCCCCGGCCAGTCGCCGCGCCTCGCGCTCGCCCTGCGGAGCCTGAGCGGCAAGGTGTGCGACGTGCAGTTCCGCGCTGTCGAAGAGGTGCCGCACGACAAACGATTCATGCGTCTCGGCAACGTGCCTGACAGCGTGGGCCCGCTCGTCTTCGGGCAGCTCGGCACCGTGGAGGAGCTCGTCCTCATCGAAGGCATGAGCGACTTCCTCGCCGCGCTCGGCCCCTTCGCCCTACCCTACGGCTCCGTTCTCGGCCTGCCCGGTGCAACGTGCGCGCAGAAAATGGTGGAAGCGTTGGTGGAGTGCATGCCCCGAAGCCTGCGCACCGTGGTGCTTGCCTTCGACAACGACCTCGCCGGCAACAAAGCAGCAGAGGACGTGATCCCACTACTCACCAACGCCGGACTCTCGGTGAAGCGGGTATGCCCTCCTCCTCCCCACAAAGACCTGGCGGATTGGGCGGTGGCACTGCTGCGAACGGGCGAGGATGCGCCGACGGCCTGGCGAGACGCCCTCGCCACGGCGCCCCGGAGCCGGTCCTGGTTAGTGCCCGCGACGGACTTCGTGGCGGAAGCGCCAAGCGAGGTGCGCTTCCTCATCAAGGACGTGCTGCCCGTCGGAGCCCTCGCGCTCGTCCAGGGTTCTCCGGGAGTGGGCAAGACGTGGCTCACCCTGCACTACGCATCCCTGGTCACCAAGCAGGACAAGCGCGTGATCCTCGTCGAGCAGGAGGGCAGCCCCGCGGCACTCTCCAAACGACTCCGTCTGATCGGAGTCGTCCACCCACTCCTGAGCATCGCACACGGGCAGCCCATCCGGCTGGATGACCCCGCCTGGGTGGAGCAGCTCGCACGGGCGTGCCAGCAGCAGGAGGCGGCCCTGCTCATCCTGGACCCGCTGGCGGACCTGCACTCCGGGGACGAGAACGACACACAAGACATGACGCGGCTCACCGCAGCCCTCAAGCACATCCGTCGTGCCGCCCCGGACTGCACCATCCTGCTCCTGCACCACACCGTGAAGGGGGCGTGGAGCGCGGTGACCGCCCGGCGCGAACACAGCCGTGGCAGCAGCGTTCTCGTCGGTGCGGCCGACGTGCAGATCTCCCTCACCCAGTTGGACCCCGGCAGGACGAAACCGGCAGCCCACTTCCTGCTCGAGCTGGTGAAGGCGCGGGATTTCCAGGCGCCACCGCCCATGAAGTTCACCCTGCTGGTGCAGGAGGGCCGTGGTGAGGTGGTGGTACAGCCGGTGGAAGCGGATGCCGAGGGGACAGAGCGCGAGGAGACGGAGGAGGAACTCGATACACGCGCCCTATCGAAAATCCCGACCGACGCGAGCGGCGACACCATCAGCCTCGAGGAACTCCGCCAACGGCTCCACGTGGGCAAGGAGAAGGCGCAGGGGACGGTGCAGCGACTGATCGCTGCAGGCCATGTGATGCGAGTGCCGAACAGGGGCTTGCGGCGCACCGGGAAAACCATGTCCGCGCAGGAGGGCGACCAGCCATGA
- a CDS encoding helix-turn-helix domain-containing protein yields MELEQLQPEQLQQSLGEVARAARERLGLTQAQVARQTGLAANVYGRIERGGMMPAVPTLRKLARTLGISADALLALSSADVAASVDAPAPEGNLSPELLQLVSMLRGWSPAKVKRLIRVLKVLENATDDE; encoded by the coding sequence ATGGAACTCGAACAGCTACAGCCCGAGCAGCTCCAGCAGTCGTTGGGAGAAGTGGCCCGAGCGGCACGCGAGCGGCTGGGGCTCACTCAGGCTCAAGTAGCGCGGCAGACCGGACTCGCCGCCAATGTCTATGGCCGCATTGAACGCGGCGGCATGATGCCCGCCGTCCCCACGTTGCGGAAGCTCGCGCGCACCCTCGGCATCTCCGCGGACGCGCTGCTCGCATTGAGCTCCGCCGACGTGGCTGCCTCCGTCGATGCGCCCGCCCCCGAGGGCAACCTGTCACCGGAACTGTTGCAGCTCGTGAGCATGCTGCGCGGATGGAGCCCCGCGAAGGTGAAGCGGCTGATTCGGGTGTTGAAGGTGCTGGAGAACGCGACCGACGACGAGTGA
- a CDS encoding OB-fold protein, translating into MALVKCKQCGNEVAANVAACEKCGAARPRGISTGKVLAIVFAGIGLLCVGPCLIGGVVSALENRGTSVSTKPAEVARTVDLGTLLREYSDNEVRADSAFKGHVIQTSGFVGDVKKDIIGDAYITLGAGEPLEVVQVQCVLNKSQVKKAASLSRGARITVRGRVSGLMMNVLVRECELVGL; encoded by the coding sequence ATGGCGCTGGTGAAGTGCAAGCAGTGCGGCAACGAAGTGGCGGCCAACGTGGCTGCCTGCGAGAAGTGCGGAGCAGCGCGGCCCCGAGGCATCTCCACCGGCAAGGTGCTGGCCATTGTCTTCGCGGGCATTGGTCTGCTCTGCGTCGGCCCTTGTCTCATCGGCGGAGTGGTGTCGGCGCTCGAAAACAGGGGCACCTCAGTGAGCACCAAGCCCGCCGAGGTCGCGAGGACGGTGGATCTTGGCACTCTCCTCCGAGAGTACAGCGACAACGAGGTTCGGGCTGACTCCGCCTTCAAGGGGCACGTCATCCAGACGAGCGGCTTCGTCGGCGACGTGAAGAAGGACATCATCGGCGACGCCTACATCACGCTCGGTGCCGGTGAGCCGCTCGAGGTTGTCCAGGTGCAGTGCGTCCTCAACAAATCCCAGGTGAAGAAGGCGGCCTCTCTCTCCAGGGGCGCGCGTATCACCGTCCGCGGACGCGTGAGTGGGCTGATGATGAACGTCCTCGTGCGCGAGTGTGAGCTCGTGGGCCTGTAG
- a CDS encoding helix-turn-helix domain-containing protein: protein MSDSSLPPESLPACLTVEEAATLLRVNRKTFYEAVRLGRVPGIIRVGRVIRISREALLAWIQGNGGPALGE, encoded by the coding sequence ATGAGCGACTCCTCTCTGCCCCCTGAGTCCCTGCCCGCCTGCCTCACCGTGGAAGAGGCGGCAACCCTCCTCCGGGTAAATCGCAAGACCTTCTACGAGGCTGTCCGCCTGGGGAGAGTGCCGGGAATCATCCGTGTCGGCCGAGTCATCCGCATCAGCCGCGAGGCCCTGCTAGCTTGGATCCAGGGTAACGGCGGTCCTGCGCTCGGAGAGTAG
- a CDS encoding helix-turn-helix domain-containing protein — MAQVHKTQAKLALHIGAMAREARKSAGLTQEEAAELVGVATEVYGRLERGNMLPSLPTFMRLCRALAVDANRLLGFSSSNPPAWLTLELPGDGEPPAMRRLLRTVRKLRPRQLTALSHVASALLPSPGTRAPHKTKRAS, encoded by the coding sequence ATGGCCCAGGTACACAAGACACAGGCGAAGTTGGCCCTTCATATCGGAGCGATGGCACGCGAGGCGCGCAAGAGCGCCGGGCTGACTCAGGAGGAGGCGGCCGAGCTCGTCGGCGTGGCGACGGAGGTGTACGGACGCCTGGAGCGCGGCAACATGCTCCCCAGTCTCCCCACGTTCATGAGGTTGTGCCGCGCGCTGGCCGTGGATGCGAACCGGCTGCTGGGCTTCTCGTCCTCGAATCCTCCCGCGTGGCTCACCCTCGAGCTTCCTGGTGACGGCGAACCGCCTGCGATGCGTCGTCTTCTTCGTACGGTGCGCAAATTGAGGCCGCGCCAACTCACCGCTCTGAGCCACGTAGCCAGTGCCCTGCTGCCCTCCCCGGGCACACGGGCCCCGCACAAGACGAAACGCGCCTCTTGA
- a CDS encoding DUF2381 family protein, protein MDECEATSPRIELAAMPTKGQAPVVCIGPSLPITFRFDSSLRQDSLNIQERGWFEDWALGQQTLTLVPRENLVAGKRIEVEVCFADGAAPACATFVLVVHPGLGMQEVKVLRQTRPVAHFQQVAKEAEAEVQQCRAEVRQLRAERGVPDGLSGAIASGLVNLGRGVDGKDLTDNATGKEGNALFKDRVYSYRAKERVAVEVYLRNPGKEPWTAAGAVLRGPKGEAFKPLLLWQPGAILPAAPGYAQESERGRVVVEMLATEKEARGTYTLILWDADRQRTVTLGNVTFPE, encoded by the coding sequence GTGGACGAGTGCGAGGCGACGAGCCCTCGCATCGAGCTGGCTGCCATGCCCACCAAGGGACAGGCGCCGGTGGTGTGTATCGGCCCGAGCCTGCCCATCACCTTCCGCTTCGACTCGTCGCTCCGGCAGGACTCCCTGAACATTCAGGAGCGGGGATGGTTCGAGGATTGGGCCTTGGGGCAACAGACGCTCACGCTGGTTCCCCGCGAGAACCTGGTCGCCGGGAAGCGGATTGAAGTGGAGGTGTGCTTCGCGGATGGTGCCGCGCCCGCGTGCGCCACCTTCGTGCTCGTGGTCCATCCCGGGCTCGGCATGCAGGAAGTGAAGGTGCTGCGCCAGACGCGCCCCGTGGCGCACTTTCAGCAAGTCGCCAAGGAGGCCGAGGCTGAGGTCCAGCAGTGTCGTGCGGAGGTGCGGCAACTGCGCGCCGAGCGCGGTGTGCCGGATGGATTGAGCGGCGCCATCGCGTCCGGACTGGTGAACCTTGGCCGCGGTGTTGACGGCAAGGACTTGACCGACAACGCCACCGGGAAGGAGGGGAATGCCCTCTTCAAGGACCGTGTCTACAGCTACCGCGCGAAGGAGCGGGTGGCGGTGGAGGTGTATCTCAGGAACCCGGGAAAGGAGCCCTGGACGGCGGCGGGCGCGGTACTCCGTGGGCCCAAGGGCGAGGCGTTCAAGCCGCTGTTGCTCTGGCAGCCGGGCGCCATCCTTCCGGCCGCGCCGGGATACGCACAGGAGAGCGAGCGAGGTCGCGTCGTAGTGGAGATGCTGGCCACGGAGAAAGAGGCCCGGGGGACGTACACCCTCATCCTGTGGGATGCGGATCGCCAGCGCACCGTGACCCTCGGCAACGTGACGTTCCCCGAGTAG
- a CDS encoding helix-turn-helix domain-containing protein produces the protein MPQPRRRRPERAAQYESAAYRDLQARLAAAVRRLREEKGWTQEEAAHRCGMTTRLLQCVEGEDVNTTFTTLARICEGFEVDVTQLFERRR, from the coding sequence ATGCCGCAGCCCCGCAGACGCCGGCCCGAGCGGGCCGCGCAGTACGAGAGCGCCGCCTACCGCGACCTACAGGCGCGGCTGGCTGCGGCCGTACGGCGCCTGCGCGAAGAGAAGGGCTGGACACAGGAGGAGGCTGCGCACCGCTGCGGTATGACGACGCGCCTTCTCCAGTGCGTGGAGGGGGAGGACGTCAACACCACCTTCACGACGCTGGCGCGCATCTGCGAAGGCTTCGAAGTGGACGTGACGCAGCTCTTCGAGCGGCGCAGGTGA
- a CDS encoding helix-turn-helix domain-containing protein — MDSALKKYLGNAARAARLRKGLSQAQVAQSAELATAVYGRIERGAMMPSLPTVQRLCRALEVDANTLLGFSSPTPPAWFTLPRSKDRPAVHELLRTARRMRPRQLRALRGVAHALLTADSGSTQ, encoded by the coding sequence ATGGATTCGGCGTTGAAGAAGTACCTTGGGAATGCGGCTCGGGCAGCCCGCCTGCGCAAGGGCCTCTCCCAGGCCCAGGTCGCCCAGAGCGCGGAGCTGGCCACGGCGGTCTACGGTCGCATTGAGAGAGGCGCGATGATGCCCAGCCTGCCCACGGTGCAGCGGCTGTGCCGAGCGCTCGAAGTGGATGCCAATACGCTACTGGGGTTCTCTTCTCCGACTCCGCCCGCGTGGTTCACGTTGCCGCGCTCGAAGGACAGGCCGGCTGTCCACGAACTACTCCGAACGGCACGCCGGATGAGACCTCGACAGCTCAGAGCACTGCGGGGCGTAGCCCATGCCCTGCTCACGGCGGATTCGGGCAGCACCCAATGA
- a CDS encoding tyrosine-type recombinase/integrase — protein sequence MSVRLRRWKTKEGKMQEAWWVDVKFQHPDGRVERIRKASPVNTRRGAEHYERELRQALLGGSYNRREAELEVPTVRNFTERFLTYSSNNNKASTLAAKRQLLDSHLLPAFEHLRLDRVGPADIETFKAQKRKEGLAPKTINNALTVLRTLFAVAAEQEVLPHVPRVKLLKVEKPEFDFLSFEEAERLVAAAPPEWRTMIQVALHTGLRRGELIALQWDAVDLVAGRLLVKRNVWRGHFGTPKGGRSREVPLNAVSLQALKAHRHLRGAFVFCDATGSHLKNDTCRNAILRASKRAGLRPIGWHTLRHTFASHLVTRGVPLKAVQELLGHATIEMTMRYAHLSPDVKKDAVRALEGHTGGTWRRTGENPQ from the coding sequence ATGAGCGTGAGACTACGAAGATGGAAGACCAAGGAGGGCAAGATGCAGGAGGCGTGGTGGGTGGACGTGAAGTTCCAGCATCCGGACGGGCGCGTTGAGCGCATCCGGAAGGCGTCCCCCGTGAACACCCGCCGGGGCGCCGAGCACTACGAGCGGGAGCTGCGTCAGGCCCTCCTGGGCGGCTCCTACAACCGAAGGGAGGCCGAACTGGAAGTGCCCACCGTGAGGAACTTCACGGAGCGCTTCCTCACGTACAGTTCCAACAACAACAAGGCCAGCACCCTGGCCGCCAAGAGGCAGTTGCTCGACAGCCACCTGCTGCCAGCCTTCGAGCACCTGCGACTCGACCGCGTCGGACCGGCTGACATCGAGACGTTCAAGGCCCAGAAGCGCAAGGAGGGACTCGCCCCCAAGACGATCAACAACGCGCTCACGGTGCTGCGCACCCTGTTCGCCGTCGCTGCCGAGCAGGAGGTGCTTCCGCACGTGCCGCGCGTGAAGCTGCTGAAGGTGGAGAAGCCGGAGTTCGACTTCCTCTCCTTCGAGGAGGCGGAGCGCCTGGTGGCCGCCGCTCCCCCGGAGTGGCGGACCATGATTCAGGTGGCGCTCCACACGGGCCTACGGCGCGGCGAACTCATCGCCCTCCAGTGGGACGCGGTGGACCTCGTCGCCGGTCGCCTGCTGGTGAAGCGGAACGTCTGGCGGGGCCACTTCGGCACGCCCAAGGGAGGCCGCTCGCGCGAGGTGCCGCTCAACGCGGTGTCCCTCCAGGCCCTCAAGGCGCACCGGCACCTCCGCGGGGCCTTCGTCTTCTGCGATGCCACGGGGAGCCACCTCAAAAACGACACCTGCCGGAACGCCATCCTCCGGGCCAGCAAGCGGGCGGGCCTGCGCCCCATCGGCTGGCACACATTGCGGCACACCTTCGCCAGCCACCTCGTCACGCGCGGGGTGCCGCTCAAGGCCGTCCAGGAGCTGCTCGGGCACGCCACCATCGAGATGACGATGCGCTACGCCCACCTCAGCCCGGACGTGAAGAAGGACGCCGTGCGCGCGCTCGAGGGGCACACTGGGGGCACATGGCGCCGGACGGGAGAGAATCCTCAGTGA
- a CDS encoding serine/threonine protein kinase, translating to MQLPPFKQPESGDIVGNYRLLEKLGDGGQGLVFKAECAGRFFVLKFFRARELDEWGLTEVSLLQKFKHPNIVRVLGYGRWPDPEFGYFYIELEWVEGVTLEQYANTENPCARQCAGLILTLARTLGAVHRKNVLHRDVKRDNILIRSRNGAPVLVDFGIGNATEATTLPGFGLLPPGTPEYVSPEAWRFLGENVGEPVTYKSRVSDELWALGVTFYWLLTNRLPFGTRRNPLMVRAILSLTPKAPHECNPRVPRVLSDVCMRMLEKDLAARFPDMTALCAALESAVAAAQGDASWDVALGDPDAPEETTTDEIPAQVPWDEEELAVRRCFAPPRRGRKKPSAEESRTPVVAPPVQPAVPPSPAPVAEALAARMAAMFPAHAWEGVPLPEGEMEAPPLPAVQDSAAPGPGVVASRMGDAGPTCEAAPRRGPLRLAVSRAFPTFMGSLPVRAVTLDGLRRVALVLVLMAVAAGVSVGAVLAAFPSSRSEGTAQNQPAPEPFTSSSNNPTLHAYLARELAVSWDPPQAGRSAAIFLPPTPALEFTTAMLRKEDFSVNTPEKPQPQARRARLGVKCVTAACCAVLGGCAGSPPVRPAPKPEACPSGALDAMEKLHIRIGQEAPGHFPVVGDTKPVSVTEFSTFTIVDDLGELRPGTVLSGRLIFAEGRVFGRFTQAKQAQSKGGQTYPVCLELRSRAGELGVEMKPDGGPDSAVVSSSQDVRAVDRFE from the coding sequence ATGCAACTCCCGCCCTTCAAGCAGCCCGAGTCCGGGGACATTGTTGGCAACTACCGCCTCCTGGAAAAACTGGGCGACGGTGGTCAGGGACTCGTCTTCAAGGCCGAGTGCGCGGGTCGCTTCTTCGTTCTCAAATTCTTCCGTGCCCGCGAGCTGGACGAGTGGGGCCTCACCGAGGTGTCACTCCTCCAGAAATTCAAGCACCCCAACATCGTCCGTGTGCTGGGGTACGGTCGGTGGCCGGACCCGGAGTTCGGCTACTTCTACATTGAATTGGAATGGGTAGAGGGCGTGACGCTGGAGCAGTACGCCAACACGGAAAATCCCTGTGCTCGTCAGTGCGCGGGCCTCATTCTGACGCTGGCCCGCACCCTCGGAGCAGTGCACCGCAAGAACGTCCTGCACCGAGACGTGAAGCGCGACAACATCCTCATCCGCTCTCGCAATGGGGCGCCCGTGCTGGTGGACTTCGGCATTGGAAACGCGACCGAGGCCACCACGCTGCCCGGCTTCGGCCTGTTACCACCGGGCACGCCGGAGTACGTGAGTCCGGAAGCGTGGCGCTTCCTCGGGGAGAACGTGGGCGAGCCCGTCACGTACAAGTCCCGCGTGTCGGACGAACTGTGGGCGCTGGGCGTCACCTTCTACTGGCTGCTCACCAACCGGCTGCCTTTTGGCACCCGGCGCAACCCCCTCATGGTGAGGGCGATCCTCAGCCTCACCCCCAAGGCCCCGCACGAGTGCAACCCGCGTGTCCCCAGGGTGCTGAGCGACGTGTGCATGCGCATGTTGGAGAAAGACCTGGCTGCGCGATTCCCAGACATGACGGCGTTGTGTGCGGCGCTCGAGTCGGCAGTGGCCGCGGCCCAGGGCGACGCGAGCTGGGACGTGGCGCTGGGCGACCCGGATGCGCCCGAGGAGACGACGACGGACGAGATTCCGGCGCAGGTGCCCTGGGACGAGGAGGAGCTCGCGGTGCGCAGGTGCTTCGCACCGCCGCGACGGGGACGGAAGAAGCCGAGCGCCGAGGAGAGCCGTACCCCTGTGGTTGCCCCGCCTGTGCAGCCCGCGGTGCCTCCAAGCCCCGCGCCGGTGGCCGAGGCCCTGGCGGCGCGTATGGCGGCCATGTTCCCCGCCCATGCCTGGGAAGGCGTGCCGCTCCCCGAGGGGGAGATGGAGGCTCCGCCGCTGCCGGCGGTGCAGGACTCCGCGGCTCCCGGGCCAGGTGTCGTCGCCTCTCGGATGGGGGATGCAGGACCCACGTGCGAGGCTGCTCCCAGACGTGGACCGTTGAGGCTCGCGGTCTCGCGGGCCTTTCCCACCTTCATGGGCAGCCTGCCCGTGCGCGCCGTGACCCTGGACGGCCTTCGCCGGGTGGCGTTGGTGCTGGTGTTGATGGCGGTGGCGGCTGGGGTCAGCGTGGGCGCGGTGCTCGCCGCCTTTCCCTCCTCTCGGTCAGAGGGCACGGCGCAGAATCAACCGGCTCCAGAACCCTTTACGTCTTCCAGCAACAATCCGACTCTACACGCCTACTTGGCCCGGGAATTGGCGGTTTCGTGGGACCCACCGCAAGCTGGTCGGAGCGCGGCAATTTTTCTGCCTCCTACCCCCGCGCTGGAATTCACCACCGCCATGCTTCGCAAGGAAGACTTCAGCGTGAACACCCCCGAGAAGCCCCAGCCCCAGGCCCGGCGTGCCCGTTTGGGGGTGAAGTGCGTCACTGCGGCCTGCTGTGCCGTGCTCGGCGGCTGCGCGGGCTCGCCCCCGGTGCGCCCGGCTCCGAAGCCCGAGGCTTGCCCCTCGGGTGCCCTGGACGCCATGGAGAAGCTGCACATCCGTATTGGGCAAGAAGCCCCTGGCCACTTCCCTGTTGTCGGCGACACCAAGCCCGTCTCCGTGACGGAATTCAGCACGTTTACAATTGTGGATGACTTGGGAGAGCTGAGGCCGGGCACCGTCCTCTCCGGACGGCTCATCTTCGCGGAGGGCCGTGTCTTCGGCCGCTTCACCCAGGCCAAGCAGGCCCAATCGAAGGGTGGACAGACGTACCCCGTCTGCTTGGAACTGCGGAGCCGGGCGGGTGAGCTTGGCGTGGAAATGAAGCCGGACGGCGGGCCCGACTCCGCCGTCGTCTCCTCCAGCCAAGACGTCAGGGCGGTGGATCGCTTCGAGTAG
- a CDS encoding serine/threonine-protein kinase — MSRPPASLGPTARLVFESGGYRYSVLRHLVTHPHYNTLLLASRQHADGGPVKLVELKPVVLDEGREGLERVLEEVRLARFLRHPNIATVYGYAVQNELPHIVMEHLRGCYLLTVMDAAVAVGRRLSPAFAAYVAAEVADALDYAHRSEGDDRKPLHIVHRAVGPMRIRLGRNGRVQLTNFGAAYSELLGRIRSPDGLLRGDPAYIAPEILLGFLRPKPGQRDLLTPRNLTGRADIFSLGLVLLEMLVASYPLDPPDSLWRDVKRRFPGEVRSEVPTFIKLETLADRVLHFGPDEVQRVAEEVPPPLRQIVSKALRPNPDERYPSADKLRDELRAWLRGLPQPYGAKDAEEELAELLKEASDLDKLAVHAGVERGVLPVPPDVDTEEFH; from the coding sequence ATGTCTCGTCCGCCAGCTTCACTCGGCCCCACTGCTCGGCTCGTCTTCGAGTCCGGTGGCTACCGTTACAGCGTCCTTCGCCACCTCGTCACCCATCCGCACTACAACACCCTCCTGCTCGCTTCGCGCCAGCACGCCGACGGGGGCCCCGTCAAGCTGGTGGAACTCAAGCCCGTGGTGTTGGACGAAGGTCGCGAGGGGCTGGAGCGAGTCCTCGAGGAGGTGCGGCTCGCCCGGTTTCTACGCCACCCCAACATCGCCACCGTGTACGGGTACGCGGTGCAGAACGAGCTGCCCCACATCGTCATGGAGCACCTGCGCGGGTGCTACCTCCTCACCGTCATGGACGCCGCCGTGGCCGTGGGCCGCCGCCTGTCTCCTGCCTTCGCGGCCTACGTCGCCGCCGAGGTGGCGGACGCGCTCGACTACGCCCACCGCAGCGAGGGGGACGACCGCAAGCCGCTCCACATCGTCCACCGGGCCGTGGGTCCCATGCGCATCCGCCTGGGCCGCAACGGCCGCGTCCAGCTCACCAACTTCGGCGCCGCCTACTCGGAGTTGCTCGGTCGTATCCGCTCGCCGGATGGACTCCTTCGGGGGGACCCGGCCTACATCGCCCCGGAAATCCTCCTGGGCTTCCTGCGGCCCAAACCGGGCCAGAGGGATTTGCTCACTCCCAGGAACCTTACTGGACGGGCGGATATATTCTCGTTGGGCCTGGTGCTGCTGGAGATGCTGGTGGCGAGCTACCCGCTCGACCCGCCCGACTCCCTGTGGCGGGACGTGAAGCGCCGCTTCCCCGGCGAGGTGCGCAGCGAGGTGCCCACGTTCATCAAACTGGAGACGCTCGCCGACCGTGTCCTGCACTTCGGCCCGGACGAGGTGCAGCGGGTGGCCGAGGAAGTGCCGCCGCCGCTGCGGCAGATTGTCTCCAAGGCGCTGCGTCCCAACCCCGACGAGCGCTACCCGTCAGCGGACAAGTTGCGCGACGAGCTGCGCGCCTGGCTCCGCGGACTGCCGCAGCCCTACGGAGCGAAGGATGCGGAGGAGGAGTTGGCCGAGCTTCTCAAGGAAGCCTCCGATCTCGACAAGCTGGCTGTCCACGCTGGCGTGGAGCGAGGCGTGCTCCCCGTACCGCCCGACGTGGACACCGAAGAGTTCCACTGA